From a region of the Daphnia pulicaria isolate SC F1-1A chromosome 1, SC_F0-13Bv2, whole genome shotgun sequence genome:
- the LOC124336249 gene encoding target of rapamycin complex subunit lst8-like, which translates to MGNNNGDQVILATGGYDHSIKFWQAHSGVCTRTVTHPESQVNALDITPDSQLLAAAGYQHIRMYEINSSNPNPIVNYEGISRNVTAVGFHEDGHWMYTGGEDCSARVWDLRTRNLQCSRIFQVTAPVNCVCLHPNQGELLVGDQSGVIHIWDLRTDHNEQLIPEQDASIQDISIDSSANFMAAINNKGNCYVWSLIPGTKLPDGEEGSTPTQLRPKSRLLAHKRYGLKCKFSPDAKYLATTSADQTAKLWKTSDFSLHSTLQTENQRWVWDIAFSADSQYAITASSDNTARLWSIETSEIAKEYIGHSKALTSLAFQDGTP; encoded by the exons ATGGGTAATAATAATGGAGATCAAGTTATATTAGCCACTGGAGGTTATGATCACTCAATTAAATTCTGGCAAGCCCACTCGGGAGTGTGTACCCGGACGGTAACTCATCCCGAATCGCAAGTGAATGCTCTCGATATCACCCCCGACAGCCAGCTATTGGCAGCTGCAGGATATCAACATATTCGCATGTATGAAATCAACTCTTCTAACCCCAATCCCATAGTCAATTATGAAGGTATTTCACGAAATGTGACTGCTGTTGGATTTCACGAAGATGGACACTGGATGTACACTGGAGGAGAAGACTGTTCTGCAAGAGTTTGGGATCTTAG GACAAGAAATTTGCAATGTTCCAGAATATTTCAAGTCACTGCCCCTGTAAATTGTGTTTGTTTGCATCCTAATCAAGGTGAACTATTGGTGGGAGACCAAAGTGGTGTCATCCACATCTG GGACCTGAGAACCGATCACAATGAACAACTG ATTCCAGAACAAGATGCCTCCATTCAAGACATTTCCATTGATTCTTCTGCAAACTTCATGGCAGCTATTAATAACAAG GGGAACTGCTATGTTTGGAGCCTCATCCCTGGGACTAAACTGCCGGACGGCGAAGAAGGCTCGACACCAACACAGTTGCGACCGAAAAGCCGTTTGTTAGCTCACAAACGTTACGGTCTCAAATGCAAATTCAGCCCTGACGCAAA GTACTTGGCCACGACGTCAGCCGATCAAACGGCCAAGTTATGGAAGACTTCCGATTTTTCCCTTCATTCCACACTGCAAACTGAAAACCAGCGCTGGGTGTGGGACATTGCCTTCTCTGCCGATTCACAATACGCAATAACAG CTTCGTCCGACAACACAGCAAGGCTGTGGAGTATAGAAACGAGCGAGATAGCTAAAGAATACATTGGTCATTCAAAAGCTCTTACCTCATTGGCATTTCAAGACGGGACACCGTAA
- the LOC124331777 gene encoding uncharacterized protein LOC124331777 isoform X2, which yields MKRLKDLADNPVEKNSRCSQSRREHRVRLDTATIGQYVVQHSQSAGEVNGRCPDGCMQILEGAAGQPALAKLSAASNNNNTGNNKQIVPGAWCGASITPRFYYAESTSVTFVLHLQTIPQSLLQKSKSLLMVGDTLPSSLSAQQLHPILDLTYKALPRASAIVRYGLKMKSSSAHLLGEPVAGTVCSRVFRQCGSSSNSSTNKTSQQQQEEQQCRVQSPGYPGIYPRNAQCVYKISHRPSPSAPSGSRTRRYVIVLWQNDGRKINLRDWDQPTRDASGQQQRASRSMAECEASGDYITIYDGSNTQAPVLTRFCDGPLPEVVSSSADVTVEFRSSALDTIYAASTAIEGFELKVRIVSVESLPFQLPAATSTTASSAADSTIISSSGGSSSSRTIITGTSNNKCQWNVTSSGLSRGQLSSPVQTWPLRTTCHFRFVGRPDERVWIYFAKYHFEKEKKRQQQQQQQQQQQCRNALRIAEGDGFGWDPTSSAVANGTIRLFCRDTKPPPLCERQLSVLQSNSRDHFVPPPPCLVGESFVSQGSTLSVQQYLPEGTAFSAWKYVLAYEFFRQSQDGQPLAEVDGWTINKKKTKPLAAADCNRLLSVQGNQPGMELRGSVKSPQNVFLFGRGGARHLKCVYRFQGEETMRVAVEVTRLRLGGRPGSQCHSRLDPLTHQRRCHILRSDYSPAAAGGNGSTTTSTAFLQLRERPWAGQTAGHNVLLQRDCLCDTAGLQLPFRYVSTGSAVEVVFQVTGMTHADDYHDFFFEISYEFLGGSPGTSSGMKCASQSELKPLQGPGGIIKLDGLRGLTLGRQNSVCNRQSWFLLPSRADRFFFLSANGFLMNNQSNGEEESGAAIDCPTKNRIVVYSDRQADGRPLAVICPSLNPEGGVKIFSSTFNAEDAVKSLDLENEDEWRNQSSQDVSGGVVIEFIAIQSGSYTMKWLELTPQSVLNPFNNKSMLTGVVIPHLGSVSSPPSQQLYPWFFCSTWCPELKACIDSQLWCDGVYDCPSGVDESDQQCLHSTPTTSNNDNNQPPGTRISSWSVPKVYWYLIAAGSTLLSLFVVVSSVMVCRNGQHPLKQPGYNDQNNATDPAGLVSSPSQSSPGAAGGSFRPLPVAALNDYVYQQPDNGIIGSNRSVVVGGPNIKIVGGGGSKSDGINKVPSLYHYDKKMAVS from the exons ATGAAGCGGCTAAAAGACTTGGCGGATAATCCggttgaaaagaattcacgtTGCAGCCAGTCGAGGAGAGAGCACAGG GTTCGGCTGGACACGGCGACGATCGGTCAGTATGTGGTCCAACACAGTCAGAGTGCCGGTGAAGTGAACGGACGTTGCCCGGATGGATGCATGCAGATCTTGGAAGGCGCTGCCGGGCAGCCGGCGTTGGCCAAGCTCAGTGCTgctagcaacaacaacaacactggAAACAACAAGCAAATAGTTCCAGGCGCGTGGTGCGGGGCTTCCATCACACCACGGTTCTATTACGCGGAATCGACATCCGTCACGTTCGTCCTCCATTTGCAAACGATTCCGCAGAGTTTGCTGCAAAAGAGCAAATCTCTGCTGATGGTCGGTGACACTTTACCGTCGTCACTTTCGGCTCAACAACTTCATCCCATCCTGGATCTCACCTACAAGGCCCTACCTCGAGCATCCGCCATTGTCCG GTACGGATTGAAGATGAAATCCAGTAGTGCTCATCTGCTGGGGGAACCAGTGGCTGGAACTGTCTGTTCCAGGGTATTCCGCCAatgtggcagcagcagcaactcgtCGACCAATAAGACCTcgcagcagcaacaagaagAACAGCAGTGTCGTGTCCAGTCACCTGGATATCCAGGTATCTACCCACGCAATGCTCAGTGTGTCTACAAGATTTCGCATCGACCGTCGCCGTCTGCTCCTTCCGGAAGCAGGACCCGTCGTTACGTCATCGTCTTGTGGCAAAACGACGggcgaaaaatcaatttgagagATTGGGACCAGCCGACCAGAGATGCCAGTGGACAACAGCAACGGGCCAGCAGGTCCATGGCCGAATGTGAGGCCAGCGGAGATTACATTACCATTTACGACGGGTCGAACACTCAGGCGCCCGTTTTGACTCGTTTTTGTGACGGCCCTTTGCCCGAGGTCGTGTCCAGTTCGGCCGACGTCACAGTCGAGTTTCGCAGCTCGGCGCTGGACACGATTTACGCCGCTTCGACGGCCATCGAAGGCTTCGAACTCAAAGTGCGGATTGTGTCGGTTGAATCGCTTCCATTTCAACTGCCGGCggcgacgtcgacgacggccagCAGTGCCGCTGATAGTACGATTATCAGTTCGAgtggtggcagcagcagcagccgcacaaTCATCACGGGAACGAGTAACAACAAGTGCCAGTGGAACGTGACGAGTAGCGGATTATCCCGGGGGCAACTCAGTTCGCCCGTCCAGACGTGGCCCCTACGGACCACCTGTCATTTCCGGTTTGTGGGGCGACCCGACGAGCGAGTTTGGATCTATTTCGCCAAATATCATtttgaaaaggagaagaaacgtcagcagcagcagcagcagcaacaacaacagcagtgcCGCAATGCCCTGAGGATAGCCGAAGGCGACGGATTCGGATGGGATCCAACTTCATCCGCTGTTGCCAACGGAACAATCCGGCTCTTTTGCCGCGATACGAAACCGCCTCCGCTCTGTGAAAGACAATTGTCTGTGCTGCAATCGAATTCGCGGGATCATTTTGTTCCTCCTCCGCCGTGTCTGGTTGGCGAAAGTTTCGTGTCGCAAGGATCGACGCTGAGTGTTCAGCAATATCTTCCGGAAGGCACGGCTTTCTCGGCCTGGAAGTACGTTCTGGCCTACGAGTTTTTTCGCCAGAGTCAAGACGGCCAGCCTTTGGCGGAAGTCGATGGCTGGACGatcaataagaaaaagacgaaGCCTTTAGCAGCAGCCGATTGCAACCGACTGCTAAGTGTCCAGGGAAACCAGCCGGGAATGGAGCTGCGCGGGAGCGTCAAATCTCCTCAGAACGTCTTTTTATTCGGGCGCGGTGGAGCCCGTCACCTCAA GTGCGTCTATCGGTTCCAGGGAGAGGAGACGATGCGAGTGGCCGTCGAAGTGACCCGCCTTCGCCTCGGGGGACGACCTGGTAGTCAGTGCCACAGTCGCCTGGATCCGCTGACCCACCAGCGCCGCTGTCACATTTTACGGTCGGATTACTCGCCGGCAGCGGCTGGCGGCAATGGATCGACCACCACCTCAACGGCTTTCCTCCAGTTGAGGGAACGGCCATGGGCAGGGCAGACTGCCGGGCACAACGTCCTTCTCCAGAGGGACTGTCTCTGCGACACTGCCGGCCTCCAGCTGCCGTTCCGTTACGTCTCGACGGGCAGCGCTGTCGAAGTCGTCTTCCAAGTGACGGGAATGACTCACGCCGACGACtatcacgatttttttttcgaaatctcTTACGAATTCCTCGGGGGAAGTCCAGGAACGAGTAGCGGTATGAAATGCGCCAGCCAATCAGAATTGAAGCCGTTGCAGGGCCCAGGAGGAATCATCAAACTGGACGGGCTGCGGGGTCTGACGCTGGGCCGACAAAATTCCGTCTGCAATCGACAGAGTTGGTTCCTTTTGCCGAGCCGAGCCgaccgtttctttttcctatccGCCAACGGATTCCTCATGAATAATCAATcgaatggagaagaagaatccgGCGCTGCTATCGATTGCCCCACCAAGAATCGAATTGTTGTTTATTCGGACCGACAGGCTGACGGTCGCCCGCTTGCCGTCATTTGCCCGTCTCTGAACCCAGAAGGAGGAGTCAAGATTTTCAGTTCAACGTTCAACGCCGAGGACGCGGTTAAGTCCCTGGACCTGGAGAATGAGGACGAATGGCGCAACCAATCGTCGCAGGACGTGAGCGGAGGCGTCGTGATTGAATTCATCGCCATTCAAAGTGGCTCGTACACGATGAAATGGCTGGAACTGACACCGCAATCCGTCCTCAACCCcttcaacaacaaatcaaTGCTGACTGGAGTGGTGATACCTCATCTCGGCTCCGTTTCATCACCTCCGTCGCAGCAACTCTATCCGTGGTTCTTTTGCTCCACCTGGTGCCCGGAACTCAAGGCCTGCATTGACTCGCAGTTGTGGTGCGACGGCGTCTACGATTGCCCTTCGGGAGTCGATGAATCAGACCAGCAGTGCTTGCACTCAACCCCGACAACAtccaacaacgacaacaatcAACCACCCGGCACCCGAATCTCGTCGTGGAGCGTCCCCAAAGTCTACTGGTACTTGATTGCAGCCGGAAGTACGTTGCTGTCCCTCTTTGTCGTCGTTTCTTCCGTCATGGTCTGTCGCAACGGTCAACATCCGCTCAAACAGCCCGGTTATAACGATCAGAACAACGCAACCGATCCTGCTGGGCTCGTTTCCAGTCCGTCGCAGTCGTCGCCAGGTGCCGCCGGAGGATCTTTCCGGCCGCTGCCAGTAGCGGCCCTCAACGACTACGTCTACCAACAACCGGACAACGGGATCATCGGCAGCAATCGGTCGGTCGTTGTCGGCGGTCCTAACATCAAGATAGTCGGCGGCGGCGGATCCAAATCGGATGGAATAAACAAAGTTCCGTCCTTGTACCACTACGATAAGAAAATGGCCGTCTCTTGA
- the LOC124331777 gene encoding uncharacterized protein LOC124331777 isoform X1, producing MQMTYTGGALIMALLILRFQRGIAQLPSSIGGGCPVTQFRCASSGRCVNLNLFCDGRNDCGDNSDEPAQCTHCNRTYYAGTGESYRLLVAWPKLNQMPFLCYLTFTTATPQDPSQLLQVRLDTATIGQYVVQHSQSAGEVNGRCPDGCMQILEGAAGQPALAKLSAASNNNNTGNNKQIVPGAWCGASITPRFYYAESTSVTFVLHLQTIPQSLLQKSKSLLMVGDTLPSSLSAQQLHPILDLTYKALPRASAIVRYGLKMKSSSAHLLGEPVAGTVCSRVFRQCGSSSNSSTNKTSQQQQEEQQCRVQSPGYPGIYPRNAQCVYKISHRPSPSAPSGSRTRRYVIVLWQNDGRKINLRDWDQPTRDASGQQQRASRSMAECEASGDYITIYDGSNTQAPVLTRFCDGPLPEVVSSSADVTVEFRSSALDTIYAASTAIEGFELKVRIVSVESLPFQLPAATSTTASSAADSTIISSSGGSSSSRTIITGTSNNKCQWNVTSSGLSRGQLSSPVQTWPLRTTCHFRFVGRPDERVWIYFAKYHFEKEKKRQQQQQQQQQQQCRNALRIAEGDGFGWDPTSSAVANGTIRLFCRDTKPPPLCERQLSVLQSNSRDHFVPPPPCLVGESFVSQGSTLSVQQYLPEGTAFSAWKYVLAYEFFRQSQDGQPLAEVDGWTINKKKTKPLAAADCNRLLSVQGNQPGMELRGSVKSPQNVFLFGRGGARHLKCVYRFQGEETMRVAVEVTRLRLGGRPGSQCHSRLDPLTHQRRCHILRSDYSPAAAGGNGSTTTSTAFLQLRERPWAGQTAGHNVLLQRDCLCDTAGLQLPFRYVSTGSAVEVVFQVTGMTHADDYHDFFFEISYEFLGGSPGTSSGMKCASQSELKPLQGPGGIIKLDGLRGLTLGRQNSVCNRQSWFLLPSRADRFFFLSANGFLMNNQSNGEEESGAAIDCPTKNRIVVYSDRQADGRPLAVICPSLNPEGGVKIFSSTFNAEDAVKSLDLENEDEWRNQSSQDVSGGVVIEFIAIQSGSYTMKWLELTPQSVLNPFNNKSMLTGVVIPHLGSVSSPPSQQLYPWFFCSTWCPELKACIDSQLWCDGVYDCPSGVDESDQQCLHSTPTTSNNDNNQPPGTRISSWSVPKVYWYLIAAGSTLLSLFVVVSSVMVCRNGQHPLKQPGYNDQNNATDPAGLVSSPSQSSPGAAGGSFRPLPVAALNDYVYQQPDNGIIGSNRSVVVGGPNIKIVGGGGSKSDGINKVPSLYHYDKKMAVS from the exons ATGCAGATGACGTACACTGGAGGAGCCCTGATCATGGCTTTGTTGATCCTCCGTTTCCAGCGAGGAATCGCCCAACTGCCTTCATCCATCGGCGGTGGCTGCCCAGTGACGCAATTTCGTTGCGCCAGTTCCGGTCGTTGCGTCAACCTCAACCTCTTTTGTGACGGCCGCAACGACTGCGGCGACAATTCGGACGAACCAGCTCAATGTACAC ATTGCAACCGAACGTATTACGCCGGGACTGGCGAGAGCTACCGACTCCTCGTGGCTTGGCCCAAACTCAATCAGATGCCATTCCTATGCTATTTGACATTCACTACAGCCACACCGCAGGACCCGTCACAACTACTCCAG GTTCGGCTGGACACGGCGACGATCGGTCAGTATGTGGTCCAACACAGTCAGAGTGCCGGTGAAGTGAACGGACGTTGCCCGGATGGATGCATGCAGATCTTGGAAGGCGCTGCCGGGCAGCCGGCGTTGGCCAAGCTCAGTGCTgctagcaacaacaacaacactggAAACAACAAGCAAATAGTTCCAGGCGCGTGGTGCGGGGCTTCCATCACACCACGGTTCTATTACGCGGAATCGACATCCGTCACGTTCGTCCTCCATTTGCAAACGATTCCGCAGAGTTTGCTGCAAAAGAGCAAATCTCTGCTGATGGTCGGTGACACTTTACCGTCGTCACTTTCGGCTCAACAACTTCATCCCATCCTGGATCTCACCTACAAGGCCCTACCTCGAGCATCCGCCATTGTCCG GTACGGATTGAAGATGAAATCCAGTAGTGCTCATCTGCTGGGGGAACCAGTGGCTGGAACTGTCTGTTCCAGGGTATTCCGCCAatgtggcagcagcagcaactcgtCGACCAATAAGACCTcgcagcagcaacaagaagAACAGCAGTGTCGTGTCCAGTCACCTGGATATCCAGGTATCTACCCACGCAATGCTCAGTGTGTCTACAAGATTTCGCATCGACCGTCGCCGTCTGCTCCTTCCGGAAGCAGGACCCGTCGTTACGTCATCGTCTTGTGGCAAAACGACGggcgaaaaatcaatttgagagATTGGGACCAGCCGACCAGAGATGCCAGTGGACAACAGCAACGGGCCAGCAGGTCCATGGCCGAATGTGAGGCCAGCGGAGATTACATTACCATTTACGACGGGTCGAACACTCAGGCGCCCGTTTTGACTCGTTTTTGTGACGGCCCTTTGCCCGAGGTCGTGTCCAGTTCGGCCGACGTCACAGTCGAGTTTCGCAGCTCGGCGCTGGACACGATTTACGCCGCTTCGACGGCCATCGAAGGCTTCGAACTCAAAGTGCGGATTGTGTCGGTTGAATCGCTTCCATTTCAACTGCCGGCggcgacgtcgacgacggccagCAGTGCCGCTGATAGTACGATTATCAGTTCGAgtggtggcagcagcagcagccgcacaaTCATCACGGGAACGAGTAACAACAAGTGCCAGTGGAACGTGACGAGTAGCGGATTATCCCGGGGGCAACTCAGTTCGCCCGTCCAGACGTGGCCCCTACGGACCACCTGTCATTTCCGGTTTGTGGGGCGACCCGACGAGCGAGTTTGGATCTATTTCGCCAAATATCATtttgaaaaggagaagaaacgtcagcagcagcagcagcagcaacaacaacagcagtgcCGCAATGCCCTGAGGATAGCCGAAGGCGACGGATTCGGATGGGATCCAACTTCATCCGCTGTTGCCAACGGAACAATCCGGCTCTTTTGCCGCGATACGAAACCGCCTCCGCTCTGTGAAAGACAATTGTCTGTGCTGCAATCGAATTCGCGGGATCATTTTGTTCCTCCTCCGCCGTGTCTGGTTGGCGAAAGTTTCGTGTCGCAAGGATCGACGCTGAGTGTTCAGCAATATCTTCCGGAAGGCACGGCTTTCTCGGCCTGGAAGTACGTTCTGGCCTACGAGTTTTTTCGCCAGAGTCAAGACGGCCAGCCTTTGGCGGAAGTCGATGGCTGGACGatcaataagaaaaagacgaaGCCTTTAGCAGCAGCCGATTGCAACCGACTGCTAAGTGTCCAGGGAAACCAGCCGGGAATGGAGCTGCGCGGGAGCGTCAAATCTCCTCAGAACGTCTTTTTATTCGGGCGCGGTGGAGCCCGTCACCTCAA GTGCGTCTATCGGTTCCAGGGAGAGGAGACGATGCGAGTGGCCGTCGAAGTGACCCGCCTTCGCCTCGGGGGACGACCTGGTAGTCAGTGCCACAGTCGCCTGGATCCGCTGACCCACCAGCGCCGCTGTCACATTTTACGGTCGGATTACTCGCCGGCAGCGGCTGGCGGCAATGGATCGACCACCACCTCAACGGCTTTCCTCCAGTTGAGGGAACGGCCATGGGCAGGGCAGACTGCCGGGCACAACGTCCTTCTCCAGAGGGACTGTCTCTGCGACACTGCCGGCCTCCAGCTGCCGTTCCGTTACGTCTCGACGGGCAGCGCTGTCGAAGTCGTCTTCCAAGTGACGGGAATGACTCACGCCGACGACtatcacgatttttttttcgaaatctcTTACGAATTCCTCGGGGGAAGTCCAGGAACGAGTAGCGGTATGAAATGCGCCAGCCAATCAGAATTGAAGCCGTTGCAGGGCCCAGGAGGAATCATCAAACTGGACGGGCTGCGGGGTCTGACGCTGGGCCGACAAAATTCCGTCTGCAATCGACAGAGTTGGTTCCTTTTGCCGAGCCGAGCCgaccgtttctttttcctatccGCCAACGGATTCCTCATGAATAATCAATcgaatggagaagaagaatccgGCGCTGCTATCGATTGCCCCACCAAGAATCGAATTGTTGTTTATTCGGACCGACAGGCTGACGGTCGCCCGCTTGCCGTCATTTGCCCGTCTCTGAACCCAGAAGGAGGAGTCAAGATTTTCAGTTCAACGTTCAACGCCGAGGACGCGGTTAAGTCCCTGGACCTGGAGAATGAGGACGAATGGCGCAACCAATCGTCGCAGGACGTGAGCGGAGGCGTCGTGATTGAATTCATCGCCATTCAAAGTGGCTCGTACACGATGAAATGGCTGGAACTGACACCGCAATCCGTCCTCAACCCcttcaacaacaaatcaaTGCTGACTGGAGTGGTGATACCTCATCTCGGCTCCGTTTCATCACCTCCGTCGCAGCAACTCTATCCGTGGTTCTTTTGCTCCACCTGGTGCCCGGAACTCAAGGCCTGCATTGACTCGCAGTTGTGGTGCGACGGCGTCTACGATTGCCCTTCGGGAGTCGATGAATCAGACCAGCAGTGCTTGCACTCAACCCCGACAACAtccaacaacgacaacaatcAACCACCCGGCACCCGAATCTCGTCGTGGAGCGTCCCCAAAGTCTACTGGTACTTGATTGCAGCCGGAAGTACGTTGCTGTCCCTCTTTGTCGTCGTTTCTTCCGTCATGGTCTGTCGCAACGGTCAACATCCGCTCAAACAGCCCGGTTATAACGATCAGAACAACGCAACCGATCCTGCTGGGCTCGTTTCCAGTCCGTCGCAGTCGTCGCCAGGTGCCGCCGGAGGATCTTTCCGGCCGCTGCCAGTAGCGGCCCTCAACGACTACGTCTACCAACAACCGGACAACGGGATCATCGGCAGCAATCGGTCGGTCGTTGTCGGCGGTCCTAACATCAAGATAGTCGGCGGCGGCGGATCCAAATCGGATGGAATAAACAAAGTTCCGTCCTTGTACCACTACGATAAGAAAATGGCCGTCTCTTGA
- the LOC124337543 gene encoding N-acylneuraminate cytidylyltransferase A-like yields MTMHVAGLILARGGSKGIPLKNLALLKGTPLLLWALKTMSRCQGLTSIWVSSDHPDILQLALENGAQVHRRSAETSSDEATSLEAINEFLVSHPEVDVVALIQCTSPFVRVAHLNEAIAKMTAGCCDSVFSVTRSHSLRWMQLAEPKIESSSSGRGRATVDAAEIRAVNFDPHCRPKRQDWNGDLVENGAFYLSSVQLLRQGLIQGGKISFVEMSAECSIDIDTGYDLWLAEQQASYFDIEPGGGEYIQTFFPATL; encoded by the exons ATGACGATGCACGTCGCCGGATTGATCCTTGCACGGGGAGGCAGCAAAGGAATCCCGCTCAAGAACTTGGCCTTACTCAAAGGCACGCCGCTTCTTCTCTGGGCGCTCAAGACCATGTCTCGATGTCAAG GTTTGACTTCCATTTGGGTGTCGTCCGACCACCCAGACATTCTTCAATTGGCCCTTGAAAACGGAGCCCAGGTCCATCGCCGGTCAGCCGAGACGTCGTCAGATGAAGCCACTTCACTGGAGGCCATCAACGAGTTCTTGGTCAGTCATCCGG aagtcGACGTGGTGGCATTGATTCAGTGCACGTCGCCTTTCGTCCGCGTTGCGCATTTGAACGAAGCCATCGCTAAAATGACGGCCGGATGCTGTGACTCGGTCTTCTCCGTCACGCGCTCTCACTCGCTGCGCTGGATGCAACTTGCAGAACCAAAAATcgaaagcagcagcagcggcagagGCA GAGCGACGGTGGATGCGGCAGAGATCCGGGCGGTCAACTTTGATCCTCATTGTCGACCCAAGAGGCAGGACTGGAACGGCGACTTGGTGGAGAACGGCGCGTTTTACTTGAGCTCCGTTCAACTTTTGCGACAAGGACTCATTCAGGGTGGAAA GATTTCCTTCGTAGAGATGAGCGCAGAGTGCAGCATTGATATCGACACCGGCTACGATCTGTGGCTGGCCGAGCAGCAGGCATCCTATTTCGACATTGAGCCCGGTGGTGGCGAGTacattcaaacattttttcccgCCACTTTGTGA